Part of the Mytilus trossulus isolate FHL-02 chromosome 2, PNRI_Mtr1.1.1.hap1, whole genome shotgun sequence genome is shown below.
TTCGACGATTTGGGATTTGGGAGTTCGACGATAACGTTATACCAATAGCATTATTATATCCATATCATATAACTAACGAATGTTTGCTAATAACTACGTTTTAAtccaatatttacaatatatacaatcattttcGTAATACAATTTCACAACATTGTTTTCGATGTTAACTTATCGCATGATAAAGACGATCTGTTTACGTCTCACCAGTAGACATAAAATTTCACACTAACTTAACCTGATTCCCAGAGATGATCAAAACaaagtaattaaattaaatagcCACAGCTGCACGTGCAGACGATTTGTACTTGAACTCTAAATGACTAGACTGACCTACTGAAGGTGTCATACAATTTAGGAATACCGTTAAGATTAACCATTAACTTTCTACACAGTAATAAATTCTTTGGAAAATACTGTTATCTTTAACTAATCTTAGCAGACGAAAATGTAGCTTTATTTCAACataattatatagaaaattaacgctaaaaataaacttgcaaaaattaaaagtgCAATTAATAAAAACCGATTTCTACTCTATTAAATATCCtaactaaaaaaacaatcatactaataaaaactaaacaaaactaTTGTCTTCAATCCATTCTCCCCCTCTTGATTGCTCTAAGccaatcaaacaaaacaaataattaaacgaTATAAAACTGTCTTTGATCTAAgttcaaaattgtcaaaatttaaaactatttcaaaatatttaactgtctaaattgaaatgaaaatatatgtcCACATTACTTCAATTATTTATCACTGTCATTTTCGGAGGTTTCGATGTCTAACGGACACAATTTTGTAATTGGTCTCATTAATACAGTTTGTCCAAGTGAAACTTTTGCAACGCGAACATGCCCATCTTTACCAGGGAGAACTTCGATTATTCTGCCAAGCGGCCAATGTCCTCTCTGAACGTTCGGATTCATCACCAGTACAATATCATCGGTTTTTATGTCCCTTTTCGTTTTAGTCCACTTGTCGCGTTTGTTAAGTCCTGGCAACCATTCACTAATCCAACGTTTCCAAAAATGTCTAATTAATTCCTGAATTCTTCTCCATCGTTTTCTCGGGTTAAAATCAGTAATATCAACGGTTTCTGGAGCGAAATGTCCACCTAATTGTCCGTGCAAGAAGTGATTCGGTGTTAAAGGTGTATCATCTTTCGGATCAGCAGACTGGTACGTAAGCGGTCTCGAATTTATCAGTGCTTCAGCTCCGGTAAATGCTGTTAAAAGCTCCTCATCATTAATATCTGCATTTCCTAATATTGCATAAATAGCCCTTTTTGCCGATTTTATCATTGTCTCGTGAATACCACCAAAATGCGGAGCTAACGGTGCGTTGAAATGCCACTTAATTCCTTGGTTATTAAttgaattatgtattttatCCTTGTCTAAAAGCGCAACTAGTTCTTTCAGTTCTCTATTTGCTCCAACAAAATTAGTTCCATTGTCTGAAATTATCTCTTTCGGAAGACCTCGCCTGTTCACCATCCGATAAAATGCGTTAAGAAATGAGTCCGTATCTAATCCAAATGCTACTTCCAAATGCACTGCGCGTGACGCTAAACATGTAAATAGACATAAGTATCTTTTCTGACGGCGCTTTCCTCTGCCCTGAACTGTTATGAACGGTCCACCAAAATCAACTGCTGTACGAGCGAAAGCATGTAAAGGTGTTTTGAAACGAATTTCCGGTAATGGAGCCATCACTTGCTCGGCAACTTTAGCTTTCTTCTTACGACACGTATAACACTCATGTTCATATTCTCTTATTTCTTCTCTCCCTGAAATAATCCAAAATCGTGACGATAATGctgaaaatgtttgatttgtCCCACTCACATGTTTTCCAAGTTCGTGATAGCGTTTCACAATAAGCTTCGTGACCCAATTCTTTCGTGGTAATATAATCGGATATCTTGCATCGAATGATAGAAAATCGGCGAACTCTAAACGTCCATCGCATCTTAGTAATCCATTCTCATCAATTCGCGGTTGTAATCCTAATAATTTGCTTGTTTTCGGTAAATCTTTACTTTTCATAAGAGCGTTGTATTCGTCTGAAAATGCCTCTCTTTgtgcattttttattatttccgaTTCGGCATCTGCATACTCGACTGTAGATAAACTTCCTTGACGACGTTGTTTTTGCTTTAGTCTGCAAATGTCAATAAATCTGTGCACATACGCTTGTACACGAACTAGTCTTACAAAACTCGAATAACGTACGGGATCTAGACGCCAATCTGAATCACTAGTATGAATACTTTTCAGTGTAGTACAATTAGTTAAGTTATCGCTTGTTTTCTTTTGACATCTAAGTTCGGTATCACGTATGTTTTCTATCTGAATATTAGTGTCCGGCCATTGCGGTTCTTCATCTTGTAGGAATTCCGGTCCATTCCACCAAATTACGTCCGACTGTAACTGTTTTACGGTTCTTCCTCTCGATACTAAATCTGCCGGATTAACTTTTGTTGGCACATGTCGCCATTGATTAGGATGCGATGACGTATGAATTTCTCCAATTCTATTCGCTACAAATGGCTTATATTCTCTACTTCTGCCTCTAATCCAATGCAAAACGTTCATACTGTCTGACCAGAATGTCATATTATCCTCTAGCACTTCTAATGCGTTTTTAACCGAAAGTGCTAATCTTAATCCTAAAACTGCGGCCATTAACTCAAGTCTTGGAATGCTGACTGATGTTAAAGGAGCAACTCTCGATTTCGCTGCTATTAATCTAGTAGATATCATTCCACTCATATGCTCGTTTCTAGCATATATTACTGAGCCATAAGCCTCCTGAGAAGCGTCACTAAATGTGTGTAAACTCGTCGAAACAATGTCTTCGTTTAACTGCAAACATCTCGGTATTTCAATACAACATAGTTCATCAAGTTCTCGGAACCActctctagatttttcaacCAGTTCTTCGTCTAACTGGTCGTCCCAGTCAAGTCCTGCTGTCCACATCTCTTGTAGTAACAGTTTTCCTCTTATTGTGTACGGCGCAATAAATCCCAACGGATCGAATAACGTAGCAACTTTGCTTAGAATGTTTCGTTTAGTAAATTTAAAGTTCTCTGCTGGTGGGTTAGCTTTAAACGTGAATATGTCATTGTCTGCCTGCCATATAACTCCTAGAGTTTTCACTGACGGTAAATATCCCTCATCGAGATCGACTTGTGACGCGCGCTCTTCTTCTGGAATGCATTGTTAAACTGCCTTTGAATTCGATAGCCATTTCCGTGCATACATCCCTGCCTTTGCCCATAACTGAGATAGCTGATTATAAAGTTCGATGCCTTGTTCATCGTTGATTACGGAGTCCATACTGTCGTCCATGTATGTAGATTTTAGAACTGTTTCGGCGGCTCGTGGATATGAATCTTTTGTCATTTCGGCATGTTTTCTAGAAACAAACTGAGCTTGAAATGGAGACGAATTTACTCCAAAAACAACACTATTGAATTCATATTCCTCTGGTACTTGTTCAGTGTTCATTGCGCGCCATAAAAATCTGTGATACGGCCTGTCGTCTGGGGCAATTTTAATTCTCAAATACATTTCAGCGATGTCACAAACAAGTGCAACGGGGTACTTTCTGAAGCGTAATAGTACATCGAATAAATCTTGCTGTAACTTCGGACCTTGATGAATAGTGTCATTTAGCGAAATCCCCTGAAATTTTGCGGACGCATCAAATACAATCCTAGTTTTAGTTGTTTCCTTGTCCGGTCTAATCACTGGAAAATGTGGCTCTCCAGGCTTACCACGTATATCTCTATAAGAATAATGTAGATCCGGATAGTCCAGTCCGATCAACAAATCAACGGTAGGTCTCTTTCCTAGATTCGGAAATTTAATCCCTGCAAGATGGTCCCATTTCCGAGCGTGTTGTTTCCAGTCAACTGGCTGTAAACTTCCGGTTACACGGTTTGTAGTGAATGCGACTACTTTGGCGTCTGTCTGACCATTGTGACTTTGAAGTCTTACCTCGACTGGCATAGTTTCAAATGTTTCAACATTGTCATTTAACACATTAACTGTCACTTTCTGAATTTGTCCTTGAAGTCCCAATTCGGCGGCAACATCAGCGTTGATATATGTTTTCGTACTTGCGTCATCCAGTAATGCATTAACACTAACGGTACGGTttccatttttcaatattaCAGGTACTGTTCTAAGCGTAACGAAGTTTGATTTTCTGTCTCGGCCAATCATTGTTCGATCCCGACTCTCCCTCTCAGTGACAGCGTCTGTATTTTCCTTCTTTTCAGCAGCATAGTTCTGTTTTGTTTTCGATTCGGTTCTCACTGGAACTTTTGGCTCACTGAACGATTGTTTATCTCTATGTAAAAGTCTGTTGTGCACTTCTTTGCATCCATCCAAGTTACATGCTCTACTTCTCGGACACTGTCTGCCTACGTGATCATGTCCTAAGCAACGATAACACAACTGTAAACGTTTCGCGGTATCCCATCTCTTGTTAACGGTTAATTTCCGAAATTCATCACACTTCCAGACTCCATGATTACCGTTACAACACTTGCACATCCTATTTCCGGAATAGCTTTCATTTTGCGATTCTCCAAAAAATGTTCTAAATCCATCCCTACGATTTCCTTTATAATTCCGCTGTGAATTGCTACTAGTGTTTGCACTTAATCCATGTATTGTTTCTGATGCTATAGTTTGAAACTCTGCTTCCTGTAAAATCCACTCACGTAGACATTCGACTGACTCTGTTTTTCCGCTTTCGAATATCCAACGATGATACCTCGACAACATAGATTCTGTCATCTTTCGCTGCAATTTGTTGTACACAGAACCATTCTTTAGCTCCTCGAAACGACCTGCTTCTTTCAAGTTCACAACTGCTATATCCAGTAAATCTGCAAAATGTTCTATGTCTTTAGCGATACCTTCTCTCATAGGTTTAAAGTTTTCAAGTTCTTCTATATACAGGGTTATCTGTCTTCGTTGTCCTCCATACTTCCTTTCTAAGCGCTCCTTTGCGGCATCATACGCAACTGCTGAATGTCCTAAATTCGATAACTTGTAACGCTTCACCTTCCACATATTGTCTTAgttgtaataatttatattccTTTGTCGCCGGTGCTTGATCGATACATGCTAGAAATGCAGCTTTCCAGCTCTGGtagtttcttttatttccattaaATATAGGTATTGAAACTCTTTTTAATTGTTTCCACATGTCGCTTCCTAATTCAGACTTCAActgcttgtttttattttcttctttcgTAGTTTGTTCGAATTCTGGTTTAACTTCCCTTTCTTCAGTAACATGTTTACTTTCCACTTTATTTACGGAATTCACATTATCTCGTTTTGAGATTCTAGATACACTGGATCCAACGCTTGACGCAACTTTGCTCTCGATCAAATAGTCACGACACTCATTTTCTGCTTCTGTGAATTCTTCTTCGATTTTTTCCATTTCTTTTGTTGTGTTCATCACATTTTGAATGTCATTTCTATGCTTGTATTTATCGTATAAATTCCCCATAATATCCATCGCTTTTTCTTCTGCATTTATAAGTTTCTCTTgaattacttttatttcttCACGATCCGGAAAATCTTCTTCAAGAATTTGCAATAATGAATGTCTAGTTTTTGTAAATGCCGATTTCGCTTTTTCCTTCTTCAGATCTTCTAATTGTAAACTTTCGTCCGGTTTAGCAATTACAGTTTCGTCCATTTTGTCTCCCTCGCTTGCCGCTGCTTCGATTTCCAAATCCCAATTACTCATTTTCTCACAATACGATTACGATTAAAGTTCCTTGAACCACGCTCTGCTACCAAAATGTTGCGGAGACGATTTGAAATGTGCAGTGGAATAAATTGTGTCATATAAAGTTCGACGTTTTGGGATTTGGGAGTTCGACGATAACGTTATACCAATAGCATTATTATATCCATATCATATAACTAACGAATGTTTGCTAATAACTACGTTTTAAtccaatatttacaatatatacaatcattttcGTAATACAATTTCACAACATTGTTTTCGATGTTAACTTATCGCATGATAAAGACGATCTGTTTACGTCTCACCAGTAGACATAAAATTTCACACTAACTTAACCTGATTCCCAGAGATGATCAAAACaaagtaattaaattaaatagcCACAGCTGCACGTGCAGACGATTTGTACTTGAACTCTAAATGACTAGACTGACCTACTGAAGGTGTCATAAAATTTAGGAATACCGTTAAGATTAACCATTAACTTTCTACACAGTAATAAATTCTTTGGAAAATACTGTTATCTTTAACTAATCTTAGCAGACGAAAATGTAGCTTTATTTCAACataattatatagaaaattaacgctaaaaataaacttgcaaaaattaaaagtgCAATTAATAAAAACCGATTTCTACTCTATTAAATATCCtaactaaaaaaacaatcatactaataaaaactaaacaaaactaTTGTCTTCAATCCATGTACTTATTTGTTGCAgatgcaatatttatatatttatatatatttatgttctcACAATCACTGAATGATAAAGAAGATATATGGACAAATGTAATCAATAGGtaatatatgtataatgtatataccCCAATGTCATAAAAATCACGTGTTATTATCGGACACTACTCTACTGTCGAATATATGTATACTTTATCGGCTTCAtgtcttgacttacatctaggaatgacaatgagggtcggttgaaaacaaatttttacgacaaaagagatgatttcagctttccaattgtgaaattttcatttctatgtagcaacattccagcagcatcTGCATACGGGGtacatatctcccaattgatacgatattcccgtacttgcatttcctatcatgattttcttgatagagggttgcttctcacaaggaagctattaaaccaagagttccaaatggtgaaattgaaatcatcccttcgtaaattttacggacgccatcgcGAGTTGgatgaccgttatggaataaccgtttcacaaatgatatcggatatgttccttacgtcgtaactataaTCCCCTTTCTTTTCATGAacgtgacctaccgaattagactatttaccggatttgttatcacataagcaacacgacgggttccacatgtgaagcaggatctgttttccctttccggagcacctgatatcatccttagtttttggtggggttcgtgttgttattctttagttttccttGTTATTTCATATGTTCTAttgattgtctgtttgtctttttcatttttagccatggcgttgtcagtttgtttaagattcatgagtttgactgtccctttgttatctttcgtctctcttttatcatgttttgacCTCTTGTACACGTTTGTGTCCgagaaaatacaatattttgtcttttgtctttgtttataacagttttgtttttctccatatataagacatattttatttcaaacaaacagAAACAAAGATAGAAATcttccaaattttcaaaaaggaaatatacgacataataaaattaaatgcgATAAGAAATATTATAACAGGAAAAAATGATATTGAAGACATCAACATATTGTAACCTGTAAGTAATATCTCTAGATAATGCGCATTTCTGGGCCAAACAAAAAAAGTATGTACGTTTAttgtcaacaacaaaaaagtagaTAGGTAGGGATTTacttttatctttaataaaacaaaaatacattgcGTCTATGGGAGCAAGATtgtgactttaacagtgctttaatcaaaaatggtgaaaaaaaattaggtaGGGCGAGGCACAGTAAACTCACATACGTTTGTGCTTGACCTTGACAAATCAAGACATGCTACGTCCCTTGTATAAATAATAACACGAGGTGCCAAAGAAAAGCGTCGCAAATAACCTattgatttgaatttaatataattttaacttacctatatatgtatttccattaacatggttaagtatgtaagtttgaaaaaaaataatccttcaaattataaaaaaataagcaaattcCAATTACACACGTGTCCTGTGAGAAAGCCAAAAACACATGAGTATAACAAAACGGTACGGTGTAGATCCGTTACATTTTGTCCTATTTGTTAGctgagaaaaataaacaatgaataaaTCATTCTTTACatcaatgtttatttatgtatattatgtaATAAGTTTAATTGAATAATACTAACAGCTGAGAAAATTATTCAACAGCATTTAGTGCAATAGAGATGatttgattatttcaaaacCAACTATTGGTACGGTAGCAAATTGGGAAACCTAAAAAAGAGTGacgtattttaaaaaaaaagatacaaaatttaTCATCACCCCATTTATAAACcataataatttatatcattatataacaACACTTGAAACATATGGTTAatgcaaataaaaatcattaaataaaaagtGCATAAACAATACCTTACGTTTCAAACTAATacaaaattgatgaaattaaCCAAAACAATATATCCTTCAACATGTCGGTTAACAGTTAGTGATTCACACTCATATATTGTATCAggttgatattttcattttcttgatTTTATCATAAGATTCTAGAACTAATACTTAAGATGTCACCAATTTGAAAGTCGTAAATGCATCAGCTATTTGTCAAaccaattaattatttattgcaaTGGGGTATTTCATTTTAAAGCGAGAGagttacaaaatgtaatttaaaacaaatgtatatataaataatagcAAAAAGCTGAAAAAATACTCAATCATAATATCCATTCAGAAATtagaaatgaagaaatatacatgtatagtcaataTTATTTGCCCATCATTAATAAGAAAAACCTGGATCATCAAAGTCTTGCATATTGCATGCAATGAAACAGACCTAAGAATAAGAGTAATCTTTCTAAGGTATTGTGTACCCCCTTTAGTAGAaaaattttaaagacaattttgataaaaaaaattaaaagcactATTAAGTTTATATTTGAGTCTAAGTCtcgtatagatttttttttctgcagcAAATctttaaatagtaaaatatttaacaCTCGTATATCTCATTTCCCATTTAGTGATCACGAAATAGTTACATCAAAAATTAAGTTAGATGATATAGAAAGAGGGCCGGGTATGTGGATTATGAACttaaatacaattaaatctGAGCAGTTTtcaaatgcttttaaaatcttttgGGAAGGATGGAAAAATAGTAAAGACAAATATAATGATATACAAGAATGGTGGGATATtaccaaaagtaaaataaaatttctaacAATTAATGTAAGTAAAACACTAAATCGAGTATATAATAACAATCACattaaaaaacttgaaaaacaacTCGAAGCATTAAAATTAGTAGAGGAAAAAACACGTACCACCAATTCTAGAATAACCGAAATTGAAAGCGAAATTAAggatatttatacaaatttgaCAGAATCTGCGAAAATTAGGGCAAAAATTAAATCGTCAGAAGAAAGTGAAAAATcaacgaaatatttttttagtttagaaatgaaaaatggtcaaaacaagTTATGGAatcgtataaaaacaaaaacgggtgagtataaatatgatattgatTCGATATTAAAAGAACAAGTAAATTTCTATTCCACACTTTTTACGGCTGAAGAGTGGGACAAAAATAGCGGTGAAAAGCTTTgccaatttattgaaaataaggtAAGTTCGGACGATAAGGAGATGCTTGATAGTAATATAAATATGGAATAATTAGAAAAAGTGCTCAAAGATCTCAAGACTAACAAATCACCAGGTGAGGATGGCATTATATCTGAATTTTACATACTGTATTGggatataataaaaaatgattttttcacaCTCCTTcaagaaatatttgataaaaatgtctTAAGTAAATCACAACATAAAGGGGTTCTTACGTTATTACATAAGGGTGGTAAAagggaaaatattaaaaattggaGACCTCTTACATTACTTAACACCGATTATAAAATCATAGCAAAACTTCTTGCAATGAGACTGAAAAAAGTCTTACCGAAAATAATACATTCagatcaaaaataataattcttcCATAATAATGAAAGATATAAAAGGGCAAATTGTGTAAACTGTAAAGATGTGACCAATTTATTAGAAAATAGAAAAGCAAGGTGTGATTATTACACAATTAAGTTGCTTCCTAACATTAATATGATGTCAGACCTGTCTATTACAGATCGTCATATGGTATTCATGTAATATAAATTATGTACAATGCTGACAGAAGCAGTAAACTTAGTTTTCATGCACATTGAATACTTAACTGAACAGTTCGTCAGTTAGTCTTTGATGAAAATGTTAGACTGGTCTAATTACAATTAACGGATAGAATCAACTGTACGGCGGTTATACCTTGTGGTATTGAACCATTTACCATGTAactgtttttaatatttctttgtatttttacaATTGCGAATTGGATTATGTATAACACCGACTTACATGAAATTCAAACATAATTAAAGTGACTCCATTATTGCTTTACTGTATAAGATGTATACACAATGGCATGATCAATATCAGTTATCCAGTCATCTCAGCGTCAATTGTTTGAGCAAAATGAAAACGTTTCAACTCACCCACTTGTGAAATAGAGATCGTTTTTGTTTGCTAAATCTTAATTACAATCTTTAGACAACATTTACACAATCAAAGCAAGCGCGACAACCACGCGTTTAAATCACATGCATTAGGAAAATAcatcttaaaatgtttaatttattagtATGCGATGTAGACTTAGACCGAAACAGAAACTTTGCTTTTTCGGTGATGTGGATTGGCTCCAATGTCCAAGATATATGTATTAAATGACGGCGTGTCAAAGGAAAAGACACATTTTATCACACATATAGATTTGGATCTGGACACATATTAGGGGAAAAATTGACTATATTAGCAATAACTTCTATTTGTAGCaatattccagcagcacctgcatacggggtatatatctcccattgatacgatattaccgtgcttgcatttcctatcatgattttcttgatagagggttactgctcacaaggaagctattaaaccaagagttccaaatggtgaagttgaaatcatcccttcgtaaattttacggacgccatcacgagttggttgaccgttatggaataaccgtttcgtaaatgatatcggatatgttccttacgtcgtaactacaatccccttccctttcatgaatttgacctaccgaattagactatttaccggatttttaatcacataagcaacacgacgggcgccgcatgtggagcaggatctgcttacccttccagagcacatgagatcacccctagtttttggtggggttcgtgttgtttattctttagttttctatgttgtgtcacgtgtactattgtttttctgtttgtctttttcatttttagccatggtgttgtcagtttgttttggatttatgagtttaactgtccctttggtatcttttgtccctcttttaaggaatttattgatatattatcTCAGAATATCTTTCACTAAATAAGTATCCATATATAATCAACCCTCATgtgctcctactcagactttgtaaaacgtcatcagtgtctgagtagaaagttgatgaaccaggggtatgtcaaagaacgtctcgtcctttttctaaaaaagttcatcggaaggtaccaagaccttgttgataaatattccgtatcaacttctcaaataatacacgatggtcttgatgtatagattctgcgtactgatgttgtgtatcatcttaacaacatgttttattgttcttttatttgtttttgttctattattaagattacttttactgttgaatggttttatccgtttgacgtggctcggtacttatacatctcgtcaatgtgtttgtattggctttcattttttgatgatttgtttttgtgactctttgtatttcttttgtgcttataacgtgactctgtactttaaaagatcccgtcagtatgatatttgtctataatatgtcattatgatatatttctattatgaattactatatacgttgaaccacaaacgtcaaaatcattcaatggcgtagtggaattaataatttttgaattctcataaattctatgtataacttttggactagtttgaatctcggtctatttctgtaatttgttcttgcatacttttgattttttaaccctgtatgcgtacattgcctatgtaaattttaaaattgtttgtatgcacattgaacgacaaatttatgtgacgtatataattttctgacgtcagacactcaaatcaatccatgtgttcgttgatagtagatgtttttgtgtcctgttaaattgttcccttttaaaagttttggattctcataaattctatgtaaaacttttggactagtttgaatctcggtctatttctgtaatttattcttacatacttttgattttttttaaccctgtatgcgtacattgcctatgtaaattttaaaattgtttgtatgcacattgaacgacaaattaatgtgacgtatataatttttctgacgtcagacactcaaatcaatccatgtgttcgtagacagtaatgtttttgtgtcctgttaaattgttccttttaaaattgttatacgatgatgactgatgtacccatattttgactattttattaattgtgactgttttttaacgcatcatgtaaattaagcggaatttgatgagactgttattaaagtgagagtgttagcgctatagaaccaggtttaatccaccattttctacatttgaaaatgcctgtaccaagtcaggaatatgacagttcttgtccattcgtttttgatgcgttttgttttttgattttgccatatgattatggactttccaaattgattttcctctgagttcagtatttttgtgattttactttttatacagttTGTTAGAGAGTCGACTGAATTAATACTTTTCATAATGAAAATTAACTCATTTCCTTCTGTGAAAGTGCATCGCATGTACACTAAAAATGAAACGCCCTACGATGAATATCAAAGTATAGTACCATTGTTCGACAGTAAACCTGAATCGACGAACTAAAACAACATGGTAGAATTTGattaaatagcaataaggtTCAAAACAAACctgttttaaattaaacattattaatAATTGTGTAAAAAGGTACATTTTTCTGCAAATGAAACTGAACTGCtactttcaaatgta
Proteins encoded:
- the LOC134708660 gene encoding uncharacterized protein LOC134708660; translated protein: MWTAGLDWDDQLDEELVEKSREWFRELDELCCIEIPRCLQLNEDIVSTSLHTFSDASQEAYGSVIYARNEHMSGMISTRLIAAKSRVAPLTSVSIPRLELMAAVLGLRLALSVKNALEVLEDNMTFWSDSMNVLHWIRGRSREYKPFVANRIGEIHTSSHPNQWRHVPTKVNPADLVSRGRTVKQLQSDVIWWNGPEFLQDEEPQWPDTNIQIENIRDTELRCQKKTSDNLTNCTTLKSIHTSDSDWRLDPVRYSSFVRLVRVQAYVHRFIDICRLKQKQRRQGSLSTVEYADAESEIIKNAQREAFSDEYNALMKSKDLPKTSKLLGLQPRIDENGLLRCDGRLEFADFLSFDARYPIILPRKNWVTKLIVKRYHELGKHVSGTNQTFSALSSRFWIISGREEIREYEHECYTCRKKKAKVAEQVMAPLPEIRFKTPLHAFARTAVDFGGPFITVQGRGKRRQKRYLCLFTCLASRAVHLEVAFGLDTDSFLNAFYRMVNRRGLPKEIISDNGTNFVGANRELKELVALLDKDKIHNSINNQGIKWHFNAPLAPHFGGIHETMIKSAKRAIYAILGNADINDEELLTAFTGAEALINSRPLTYQSADPKDDTPLTPNHFLHGQLGGHFAPETVDITDFNPRKRWRRIQELIRHFWKRWISEWLPGLNKRDKWTKTKRDIKTDDIVLVMNPNVQRGHWPLGRIIEVLPGKDGHVRVAKVSLGQTVLMRPITKLCPLDIETSENDSDK